A DNA window from Argopecten irradians isolate NY chromosome 10, Ai_NY, whole genome shotgun sequence contains the following coding sequences:
- the LOC138332667 gene encoding uncharacterized protein, whose protein sequence is MLAANNNKLSSVYTLLSEPVLALFIMAFVGDFDILHDLLMDPETDDESSIPQVEGNETSKSGNEIRSSSSSSTIASCAPPPPDPTPDTHGHVSSDLDDADDLIPSNIYTSGVSDLRNYIMSKRNENTVKKTEGCIKRFKDWIQAPPRSDPREVLQILPFELDTYIGGFLLSLQKNDGSNYEPDTPTSFHRGIDRYLRENGYSFNILTSDLFGNSTHMRSFNPKQFGNPENKSRCPIEAYKLYAKHRPQAMNTPESPFYVAVNQNNSGQKWFKNQPVGRNKLGVMMKAMASNAGLTGKKTNQSLRKTLCTKLLHSGVAPTTIMQLSGHKNVNSVNNYAVASFNQQREMCEILQNVKKSAASSSVASSVTSTVSHRPMTMTETPHRKSLPDVTTVL, encoded by the coding sequence ATGTTGGCAGCAAATAACAACAAGTTGTCGTCTGTTTACACCTTGTTATCAGAGCCGGTGTTGGCTTTGTTTATAATGGCATTTGTTGGGGATTTCGACATTTTACATGATTTACTGATGGATCCAGAGACAGATGATGAATCAAGCATTCCTCAAGTTGAAGGTAACGAAACATCGAAGTCTGGAAATGAAATTAGATCTAGTTCATCATCCTCAACCATCGCGTCTTGTGCTCCCCCTCCTCCTGACCCCACCCCCGATACCCATGGCCATGTTTCATCTGATTTAGACGACGCCGATGACCTTATTCCATCCAATATTTACACTTCCGGTGTCTCAGATCTGAGAAATTACATCATGagtaaaagaaatgaaaacacTGTTAAGAAAACTGAGGGATGCATTAAAAGATTCAAAGACTGGATCCAAGCTCCTCCTAGGTCCGACCCCAGGGAAGTTCTTCAGATTCTGCCATTTGAACTAGATACATACATTGGTGGGTTTTTGCTGTCCCTTCAGAAGAATGATGGTTCTAATTATGAGCCTGATACTCCTACCAGCTTTCACAGGGGTATCGACCGCTATCTGAGAGAAAATGGTTATAGTTTCAACATTTTAACCTCAGATTTATTTGGAAACAGTACTCACATGAGATCGTTTAATCCGAAACAGTTTGGAAATCCTGAAAATAAATCGCGATGTCCGATCGAGGCCTACAAACTGTACGCAAAACATCGACCTCAGGCGATGAATACACCGGAATCTCCATTTTACGTTGCTGTTAATCAAAACAACAGTGGTCAGAAGTGGTTCAAAAATCAACCCGTCGGAAGAAACAAACTTGGTGTAATGATGAAAGCAATGGCAAGTAATGCTGGTTTAACTGGTAAGAAAACAAACCAATCCTTGAGAAAGACTCTGTGTACAAAACTCCTTCATTCAGGTGTTGCTCCTACGACAATTATGCAGTTATCTGGTCACAAAAACGTAAATAGCGTAAATAACTATGCCGTCGCCTCATTTAACCAACAGCGTGAAATGTGcgaaattcttcaaaatgtgaaaaagtcTGCTGCATCCTCCAGTGTAGCTTCCAGTGTAACTTCCACAGTATCACACAGGCCTATGACCATGACGGAAACACCACACAGGAAGAGTTTACCAGATGTCACCACGGTGTTGTGA
- the LOC138333718 gene encoding uncharacterized protein: MLAANNNKLSSAYTLLSEPVLALFIMAFVGDFDILHDLLMDPETDDESSIPQVEGNETSKSGNEIRSSSSSSTIASCAPPPPDPTPDTHGHVSSDLDDADDLIPSNIYTSGVSDLRNYIMSKRNENTVKKTEGCIKRFKDWIQAPPRSDPREVLQILPFELDTYIGGFLLSLQKNDGSNYEPDTPTSFHRGIDRYLRENGYSFNILTSDLFGNSTHMRSFNPKQFGNPENKSRCPIEAYKLYAKHRPQAMNTPESPFYVAVNQNNSGQKWFKNQPVGRNKLGVMMKAMASNAGLTGKKTNQSLRKTLCTKLLHSGVAPTTIMQLSGHKNVNSVNNYAVASFNQQREMCEILQNVKKSAASSSVASSVTSTVSHRPMTMTETPHRKSLPDVTTCCEKDVSLQNLATGMFSGANISGGTFNISFQISSQSKNTTSHNTSPPRKYKRIAQLPDSDSD, from the coding sequence ATGTTGGCAGCAAATAACAACAAGTTGTCGTCTGCTTACACCTTGTTATCAGAGCCGGTGTTGGCTTTGTTTATAATGGCATTTGTTGGGGATTTCGACATTTTACATGATTTACTGATGGATCCAGAGACAGATGATGAATCAAGCATTCCTCAAGTTGAAGGTAACGAAACATCGAAGTCTGGAAATGAAATTAGATCTAGTTCATCATCCTCAACCATCGCGTCTTGTGCTCCCCCTCCTCCTGACCCCACCCCCGATACCCATGGCCATGTTTCATCTGATTTAGACGACGCCGATGACCTTATTCCATCCAATATTTACACTTCCGGTGTCTCAGATCTGAGAAATTACATCATGagtaaaagaaatgaaaacacTGTTAAGAAAACTGAGGGATGCATTAAAAGATTCAAAGACTGGATCCAAGCTCCTCCTAGGTCCGACCCCAGGGAAGTTCTTCAGATTCTGCCATTTGAACTAGATACATACATTGGTGGGTTTTTGCTGTCCCTTCAGAAGAATGATGGTTCTAATTATGAGCCTGATACTCCTACCAGCTTTCACAGGGGTATCGACCGCTATCTGAGAGAAAATGGTTATAGTTTCAACATTTTAACCTCAGATTTATTTGGAAACAGTACTCACATGAGATCGTTTAATCCGAAACAGTTTGGAAATCCTGAAAATAAATCGCGATGTCCGATCGAGGCCTACAAACTGTACGCAAAACATCGACCTCAGGCGATGAATACACCGGAATCTCCATTTTACGTTGCTGTTAATCAAAACAACAGTGGTCAGAAGTGGTTCAAAAATCAACCCGTCGGAAGAAACAAACTTGGTGTAATGATGAAAGCAATGGCAAGTAATGCTGGTTTAACTGGTAAGAAAACAAACCAATCCTTGAGAAAGACTCTGTGTACAAAACTCCTTCATTCAGGTGTTGCTCCTACGACAATTATGCAGTTATCTGGTCACAAAAACGTAAATAGCGTAAATAACTATGCCGTCGCCTCATTTAACCAACAGCGTGAAATGTGcgaaattcttcaaaatgtgaaaaagtcTGCTGCATCCTCCAGTGTAGCTTCCAGTGTAACTTCCACAGTATCACACAGGCCTATGACCATGACGGAAACACCACACAGGAAGAGTTTACCAGATGTCACCACGTGTTGTGAGAAAGACGTAAGCCTACAAAATCTTGCGACGGGAATGTTTTCTGGTGCAAATATCAGTGGTGGAACTTTCAATATCTCATTCCAAATATCATCCCAGTCAAAAAATACAACATCTCATAACACTTCACCTCCTCGCAAGTACAAACGTATAGCTCAGCTACCGGACTCCGATTCTGACTGA
- the LOC138333716 gene encoding uncharacterized protein KIAA1958-like yields the protein MLAANNNKLSSAYTLLSEPVLALFIMAFVGDFDILHDLLMDPETDDESSIPQVEGNETSKSGNEIRSSSSSSTIASCAPPPPDPTPDTHGHVSSDLDDADDLIPSNIYTSGVSDLRNYIMSKRNENTVKKTEGCIKRFKDWIQAPPRSDPREVLQILPFELDTYIGGFLLSLQKNDGSNYEPDTLTSFHRGIDRYLRENGYSFNILTSDLFATSRQVLQSRRKELKQKGLGNRPNKAQPVSDNEEEMLWECGQLGHDNPHALLNTVWFNNTKLLGFRGCDENRQLKWGDIELKHDETGSEYLEFNERTTKTRGGNSTHMRSFNPKQFGNPENKSRCPIEAYKLYAKHRPQAMNTPESPFYVAVNQNNSGQKWFKNQPVGRNKLGVMMKAMASNAGLTGKKTNQSLRKTLCTKLLHSGVAPTTIMQLSGHKNVNSVNNYAVASFNQQREMCEILQNVKKSAASSSVASSVTSTVSHRPMTMTETPHRKSLPDVTTCCEKDVSLQNLATGMFSGANISGGTFNISFQISSQSKNTTSHNTSPPRKYKRIAQLPDSDSD from the coding sequence ATGTTGGCAGCAAATAACAACAAGTTGTCGTCTGCTTACACCTTGTTATCAGAGCCGGTGTTGGCTTTGTTTATAATGGCATTTGTTGGGGATTTCGACATTTTACATGATTTACTGATGGATCCAGAGACAGATGATGAATCAAGCATTCCTCAAGTTGAAGGTAACGAAACATCGAAGTCTGGAAATGAAATTAGATCTAGTTCATCATCCTCAACCATCGCGTCTTGTGCTCCCCCTCCTCCTGACCCCACCCCCGATACCCATGGCCATGTTTCATCTGATTTAGACGACGCCGATGACCTTATTCCATCCAATATTTACACTTCCGGTGTCTCAGATCTGAGAAATTACATCATGagtaaaagaaatgaaaacacTGTTAAGAAAACTGAGGGATGCATTAAAAGATTCAAAGACTGGATCCAAGCTCCTCCTAGGTCCGACCCCAGGGAAGTTCTTCAGATTCTGCCATTTGAACTAGATACATACATTGGTGGGTTTTTGCTGTCCCTTCAGAAGAATGATGGTTCTAATTATGAGCCTGATACTCTTACCAGCTTTCACAGGGGTATCGACCGCTATCTGAGAGAAAATGGTTATAGTTTCAACATTTTAACCTCAGATTTATTTGCCACGAGTCGTCAGGTACTTCAGTCTCGGCGTAAAGAGTTGAAACAGAAAGGACTTGGGAATCGTCCCAATAAAGCTCAGCCTGTCTCAGACAACGAGGAGGAAATGTTGTGGGAATGTGGTCAGCTGGGTCATGACAACCCACATGCTTTGCTAAACACCGTCTGGTTCAATAACACTAAACTTTTGGGGTTCAGGGGGTGTGATGAAAACAGACAATTAAAATGGGGAGATATAGAATTGAAGCACGATGAAACTGGATCAGAATACCTGGAATTTAAcgaaagaacaacaaaaacaagaggGGGTAACAGTACTCACATGAGATCGTTTAATCCGAAACAGTTTGGAAATCCTGAAAATAAATCGCGATGTCCGATCGAGGCCTACAAACTGTACGCAAAACATCGACCTCAGGCGATGAATACACCGGAATCTCCATTTTACGTTGCTGTTAATCAAAACAACAGTGGTCAGAAGTGGTTCAAAAATCAACCCGTCGGAAGAAACAAACTTGGTGTAATGATGAAAGCAATGGCAAGTAATGCTGGTTTAACTGGTAAGAAAACAAACCAATCCTTGAGAAAGACTCTGTGTACAAAACTCCTTCATTCAGGTGTTGCTCCTACGACAATTATGCAGTTATCTGGTCACAAAAACGTAAATAGCGTAAATAACTATGCCGTCGCCTCATTTAACCAACAGCGTGAAATGTGcgaaattcttcaaaatgtgaaaaagtcTGCTGCATCCTCCAGTGTAGCTTCCAGTGTAACTTCCACAGTATCACACAGGCCTATGACCATGACGGAAACACCACACAGGAAGAGTTTACCAGATGTCACCACGTGTTGTGAGAAAGACGTAAGCCTACAAAATCTTGCGACGGGAATGTTTTCTGGTGCAAATATCAGTGGTGGAACTTTCAATATCTCATTCCAAATATCATCCCAGTCAAAAAATACAACATCTCATAACACTTCACCTCCTCGCAAGTACAAACGTATAGCTCAGCTACCGGACTCCGATTCTGACTGA